A part of Paenibacillus sp. sptzw28 genomic DNA contains:
- the acpS gene encoding holo-ACP synthase, whose translation MIIGIGHDITSLARVGTLLEGRTGSRFMERILAEGELAIASDISGIRLVEFVAGRFAAKEAVSKAFGCGIGDKLSFHDINVCRGALGKPECRLSGGAWERLGLDAEYTAIHVTITHDQSLASAFVIVEKL comes from the coding sequence ATGATTATCGGCATCGGGCACGATATAACATCGCTTGCGCGGGTAGGTACGCTGCTGGAAGGCAGAACCGGTTCCCGGTTCATGGAGCGAATATTGGCGGAGGGCGAGCTGGCGATTGCTTCCGATATCAGCGGGATACGTCTGGTTGAGTTTGTTGCCGGCCGGTTCGCCGCTAAGGAAGCGGTGTCCAAGGCGTTCGGCTGCGGCATAGGAGACAAGCTCTCTTTTCACGATATCAATGTCTGCAGGGGGGCGCTTGGCAAACCGGAGTGTCGGTTGTCCGGCGGAGCCTGGGAGAGACTCGGACTTGATGCGGAATATACCGCCATCCATGTTACCATCACGCACGATCAGTCGCTTGCATCCGCGTTCGTCATTGTGGAGAAGCTGTAA
- a CDS encoding DUF3905 domain-containing protein: MDSNFNSPEDKAGADDPDLDPYEINFLPRFRSGRGPRGPFVNSSGVLIGDHIYESPDSPLSNWTEETDPAVMAGSEWVHPYKDIGFLTSENLDYFEKGIAPQGGIFMHQDKDVAYRAGEDAHGEESR; encoded by the coding sequence ATGGATTCGAATTTTAACAGCCCGGAAGACAAAGCGGGAGCGGATGATCCGGACCTTGATCCGTATGAAATCAATTTTCTTCCGCGTTTCCGCAGCGGCAGAGGCCCAAGGGGGCCGTTTGTGAACAGCAGCGGCGTATTGATCGGGGACCATATTTACGAGTCTCCGGATTCGCCCCTCAGCAATTGGACCGAAGAGACCGACCCCGCCGTGATGGCCGGCAGCGAATGGGTTCACCCCTATAAGGACATCGGATTTCTGACGAGCGAGAACCTTGATTATTTCGAGAAAGGCATAGCGCCGCAGGGCGGCATTTTTATGCATCAGGACAAGGATGTGGCATACCGCGCAGGTGAAGACGCTCATGGCGAAGAGAGTCGGTAG
- the modB gene encoding molybdate ABC transporter permease subunit → MDWNEFLDPIILSVKVSIASSVFVFILSIWTARWMAKARFTGKNVVETVLLLPLVLPPTVVGFLLLVVLGRRSWIGEAFEWLFYGPIVFTWGAAVVAAVIVAFPLAYRTMRAGFESVDKELEDSARSYGASEWQVFRYITAPLTVRTLTAGFILGFARGLGEFGATLMIAGNIPGRTQTIPTAIYVAVDGGNMELAWAWAAVMVLLSFVMLLWANRFIRD, encoded by the coding sequence ATGGACTGGAACGAGTTTTTGGACCCTATTATACTATCTGTAAAAGTTTCTATCGCCTCCAGTGTCTTCGTTTTCATCCTGTCCATATGGACGGCGCGCTGGATGGCAAAAGCGCGGTTTACCGGAAAGAACGTTGTAGAAACGGTATTGCTGCTGCCGCTTGTGCTGCCGCCTACGGTAGTCGGCTTTCTTTTGCTTGTCGTACTCGGAAGACGCAGCTGGATCGGCGAAGCATTCGAATGGTTGTTTTACGGACCGATTGTATTTACATGGGGGGCCGCAGTTGTTGCGGCTGTTATTGTCGCTTTTCCGCTCGCTTACCGGACAATGCGAGCGGGCTTCGAATCGGTGGACAAGGAACTCGAGGATTCGGCAAGATCGTATGGCGCTTCCGAATGGCAGGTGTTCCGCTATATTACAGCTCCACTAACAGTCAGAACCCTGACTGCCGGGTTTATTCTGGGGTTTGCCCGCGGACTTGGTGAATTCGGCGCCACTTTAATGATTGCCGGCAATATTCCGGGCAGGACACAAACTATTCCGACTGCTATTTATGTTGCGGTGGACGGCGGCAATATGGAGCTTGCCTGGGCATGGGCGGCGGTCATGGTGCTGCTCTCGTTCGTTATGCTGCTCTGGGCCAACAGGTTTATAAGAGATTAG
- a CDS encoding cytochrome c, translating into MNKSILQTNIPIRLLVCIPVTTVLLILLAACGSSSSTLEGPAEVVEVFKANCISCHGAELQGRMGPSTDLQHVGGRLTKEQIKRQIEEGGGSMPAFQSRLTAMQIEQLTNWLGDKK; encoded by the coding sequence ATGAACAAATCGATACTTCAAACAAACATACCCATCCGACTTCTTGTATGTATTCCTGTTACGACCGTGTTACTCATACTGCTTGCGGCATGCGGATCGTCGTCGTCAACGCTTGAGGGCCCGGCAGAAGTCGTTGAGGTCTTCAAAGCCAATTGTATATCGTGCCATGGCGCCGAGCTGCAGGGCCGGATGGGGCCTTCCACGGATTTGCAGCATGTCGGCGGACGGCTGACGAAGGAGCAAATCAAACGGCAGATCGAAGAAGGCGGCGGCAGCATGCCCGCTTTTCAATCTAGACTGACGGCCATGCAAATCGAGCAGCTGACGAACTGGCTGGGCGATAAGAAATAA
- a CDS encoding NAD(P)/FAD-dependent oxidoreductase yields the protein MNYDVIIIGGGPSGLMASIAAAQYGARTLLIDKGDKLGRKLGISGGGRCNVTNAKEIDELIRNIPGNGRFLHSALANFNNRDIIAFFENIGIRLKEEDRGRMFPVSDKAKTVVDALIRKAKSAGVEMLVNKPVAGLLLGEGEVQGVRLRSGERISSTAVIIATGGKSVPHTGSTGDGYPWAVQAGHTITELYPTEVPLVSRDAFIQSKELQGLSLRDVSLSVWNPKGKKVIEHDGDLIFTHFGLSGPIALRCSQFVVKILKQFEVNSVKATIDLFPQKPADELATESLNLAKNEPKRAVKNVLKALLPERMIPIILKKSGLSGETTFDNIPKQPWSDMAALLKGFPVNISGTLSIEEAFVTGGGVNLKEVQPGTMQSKITRGLFFCGEILDIHGYTGGYNITAAFTTGYTAGKSAAEMLHDKAR from the coding sequence ATGAATTACGATGTTATTATCATTGGCGGAGGCCCTTCCGGGCTGATGGCCTCGATCGCAGCCGCACAATACGGAGCGCGCACGCTGCTGATCGATAAAGGGGACAAGCTGGGGCGAAAGCTCGGCATCTCCGGAGGCGGCAGATGCAATGTAACGAATGCCAAAGAGATCGACGAGCTTATAAGGAACATTCCCGGCAATGGCCGGTTTCTGCATAGCGCGCTTGCGAATTTCAACAACCGCGATATTATAGCTTTCTTCGAAAATATCGGAATTAGGCTGAAGGAAGAAGACAGGGGACGGATGTTCCCGGTGTCTGATAAGGCGAAAACGGTAGTAGATGCGCTAATACGGAAAGCCAAATCGGCCGGTGTGGAAATGCTGGTAAACAAGCCGGTTGCGGGGCTGCTGCTCGGCGAGGGCGAGGTACAAGGCGTGCGGCTTCGTTCGGGCGAACGGATTTCAAGCACCGCTGTCATCATTGCCACCGGGGGCAAGTCGGTGCCCCATACCGGGTCCACCGGGGACGGTTACCCATGGGCTGTGCAGGCCGGCCATACCATAACCGAGCTCTATCCGACGGAGGTCCCTCTCGTATCCCGGGACGCGTTCATTCAGAGCAAAGAGCTGCAGGGGCTGTCGCTGCGGGACGTCAGTCTGTCGGTATGGAATCCGAAAGGGAAGAAAGTGATCGAACATGATGGGGATCTTATATTTACGCACTTCGGTCTATCAGGACCGATTGCGCTTCGCTGCAGCCAGTTCGTGGTCAAGATCCTCAAACAGTTTGAGGTCAATTCAGTCAAGGCTACAATTGATTTATTTCCGCAAAAGCCGGCAGACGAGCTCGCTACCGAATCCCTCAATCTCGCTAAGAACGAACCGAAGCGGGCTGTTAAAAATGTCTTGAAAGCACTGCTCCCTGAACGAATGATTCCAATCATATTAAAGAAATCGGGGCTAAGCGGGGAAACCACCTTTGACAATATTCCCAAACAGCCATGGTCGGATATGGCTGCGCTGCTGAAGGGCTTCCCCGTCAATATCTCCGGTACGTTGTCCATAGAAGAAGCTTTTGTTACGGGAGGAGGAGTGAATTTAAAAGAAGTCCAGCCTGGCACGATGCAGTCGAAGATTACGCGAGGACTGTTCTTCTGCGGTGAAATCCTGGATATCCACGGCTATACAGGTGGCTACAATATAACGGCGGCCTTCACTACGGGATATACTGCGGGCAAGAGCGCCGCGGAAATGCTTCATGATAAAGCGCGGTAA
- the nadE gene encoding ammonia-dependent NAD(+) synthetase, with protein MSLQQEIIERLGVKPEIDPNEEIRRRVDFLKEYVLKSGTTGLLIAISGGIDSAVATGLCKKATDELSAETGKEYMTLGVFLPYGEQADIAHSYEVAEAFNLKHRMELDIKEAVDEIALEVEYGLKMIGMSRHISRGSKGNVKARTRMVMQYALSFDLNLLVVGTDHASEAVTGFYTKWGDGAVDITPLTSLNKRQVRQLAAVLGVPQSVRDKAPTAGLWEGQTDESELGITYDDNSAYLEGKTVSDEAREKLERQYLKTVHKREPIPGI; from the coding sequence ATGAGCTTGCAGCAGGAAATTATCGAGCGGCTTGGGGTAAAGCCGGAGATTGACCCGAACGAGGAAATTCGCAGACGGGTCGATTTTCTTAAGGAATATGTGCTGAAGTCCGGTACCACCGGCCTGCTTATCGCCATCAGCGGAGGAATCGACAGCGCAGTCGCTACCGGCCTGTGCAAGAAAGCGACGGATGAGCTATCAGCCGAGACCGGCAAGGAATACATGACGCTCGGTGTGTTTCTGCCTTACGGCGAACAGGCTGACATCGCTCACAGTTACGAAGTGGCTGAAGCATTCAACCTGAAGCATCGTATGGAGCTGGATATTAAGGAAGCCGTGGATGAGATCGCGCTGGAGGTCGAGTACGGCTTGAAAATGATCGGGATGTCGCGTCATATCAGCCGCGGCAGCAAGGGCAACGTCAAAGCCCGCACCCGGATGGTCATGCAGTACGCGCTCTCCTTTGACCTTAATTTACTTGTTGTGGGAACTGATCATGCGTCCGAAGCGGTCACCGGCTTCTATACGAAGTGGGGGGACGGAGCGGTGGACATTACGCCGCTCACCTCGCTTAACAAGCGGCAGGTACGGCAGCTTGCGGCGGTGCTCGGGGTGCCGCAGAGCGTGCGCGACAAGGCGCCTACGGCCGGCCTCTGGGAAGGCCAAACCGACGAAAGCGAGCTTGGCATAACGTACGACGACAACAGCGCTTACCTTGAAGGGAAGACTGTAAGCGACGAGGCCCGCGAGAAGCTGGAGCGGCAGTATTTGAAGACGGTGCACAAGCGCGAACCGATTCCCGGCATTTAA
- a CDS encoding nitrogen regulation protein NR(II): protein MWKQMLLQVIVALLPLFVFQIWYDRSKSRKGIAFYIAIICGFSMLLGIAASSDINGYDLDFRFAPFIVGSLYGGVPTAALLTIVYIVSRLATIHGMWEWLELAGVLFFFVPVLLSSIKPFQESLRKRKYRIVLGLTLTMLIPVSGSLMGYLVSSGAGISPANVYYAAAHLSAYMVTIMVLIKLTEDYIEKLRLAYRLHKVSNNYRIEVEKLQQFIEETPLGVIFVNQSGIITQINEMAIHILRHKLSGKDRVRLIGEPFTGLYDNVETDTLGRLLYRALGGHQTSSELVQEQGKIYMETGICVRDMQNNDIIGAAIIAHDITELNRLRDEIGRMERLSLVGQMAASITHEIRNPMAVIRGFVQLMRERSPEHHQQYFQIVMEELDRANSIIDDFLSLAQDRILEKESCSLQSLINDLFPLLVADANMRGLTIELNLDDRLPPLMLNEKEMKQLILNLARNGMEAMDQNGVLQIATSFNHGVAELRVKDNGCGIPKEKLERLFEPFYTTKSRGTGLGLPLCLSIVERHGGQIRVESAEGQGTTFIVSFEPGPSVSGVAAALEE from the coding sequence TTGTGGAAGCAAATGTTATTACAGGTTATTGTCGCCTTACTGCCGTTATTTGTCTTTCAAATCTGGTATGACCGGTCGAAGAGCAGGAAAGGTATTGCATTTTATATTGCCATTATATGCGGTTTTTCCATGCTGCTGGGGATCGCGGCTTCATCTGATATAAATGGATACGATCTGGATTTTCGTTTCGCTCCGTTTATTGTCGGGTCCTTGTACGGGGGCGTGCCGACAGCTGCCTTGCTTACAATTGTATATATCGTTTCCCGGCTTGCAACAATTCATGGGATGTGGGAATGGCTGGAGCTTGCAGGCGTTTTGTTCTTTTTCGTTCCGGTGCTGTTAAGCTCGATCAAACCGTTTCAGGAGTCCTTACGCAAACGAAAGTATCGCATTGTGCTGGGGTTAACCTTGACTATGCTGATCCCAGTGAGCGGCTCACTCATGGGATACCTGGTTTCCAGTGGAGCGGGTATCTCCCCCGCGAATGTCTACTATGCCGCCGCCCACCTAAGTGCTTATATGGTTACAATCATGGTTTTAATTAAACTGACCGAAGATTATATTGAAAAACTGAGGCTGGCTTACAGGCTTCATAAAGTGTCCAATAATTACCGGATAGAAGTGGAGAAGCTTCAGCAATTTATTGAAGAGACGCCACTCGGCGTTATTTTCGTCAATCAGTCCGGCATCATTACTCAAATTAACGAAATGGCCATACATATTCTTAGGCATAAGCTGTCCGGTAAAGACCGTGTGAGATTAATCGGGGAGCCGTTTACCGGTTTGTACGACAATGTCGAGACGGATACGCTGGGCAGGCTGCTTTACCGGGCGCTGGGCGGGCATCAAACATCAAGCGAACTCGTTCAGGAACAAGGGAAAATTTATATGGAGACAGGGATTTGCGTTCGAGACATGCAAAATAACGACATTATCGGAGCCGCGATAATCGCCCATGACATTACCGAGCTTAACCGGCTGCGCGATGAGATCGGACGGATGGAGCGGCTTAGCCTCGTCGGGCAAATGGCAGCCAGCATTACTCACGAAATCCGCAATCCGATGGCTGTCATACGCGGATTCGTGCAGCTCATGCGTGAGCGGAGTCCCGAGCATCATCAACAATATTTCCAGATTGTAATGGAAGAGCTGGACCGCGCCAACAGCATTATTGACGATTTTCTGTCGCTGGCGCAAGACCGCATACTCGAGAAGGAAAGCTGCTCTCTTCAAAGCCTTATCAACGACCTGTTCCCACTTCTAGTGGCGGATGCCAACATGCGAGGCTTGACGATCGAGCTTAACCTCGACGACAGGCTGCCGCCGCTCATGCTTAATGAGAAAGAAATGAAGCAGCTTATCTTGAATCTGGCGCGAAACGGAATGGAGGCTATGGACCAGAACGGTGTACTTCAAATAGCCACCTCCTTTAACCATGGTGTGGCGGAGCTTCGAGTCAAGGATAACGGCTGCGGTATCCCGAAGGAAAAGCTGGAACGATTGTTCGAGCCTTTCTATACGACCAAATCCCGCGGAACAGGTCTTGGTCTCCCGCTCTGCCTGAGCATTGTGGAGCGGCATGGCGGTCAAATCCGTGTTGAATCCGCGGAGGGCCAGGGAACTACCTTTATCGTCAGCTTTGAGCCCGGGCCAAGCGTAAGCGGAGTTGCAGCGGCGCTGGAAGAGTAG
- the modA gene encoding molybdate ABC transporter substrate-binding protein, translating into MSLSACGGNRESAGTEIVISAAASLKDALTAIETKFQQSHPGTHLVFNFGSSGTLQKQIEEGAPVDLFISAGQKQIDELNKQKLIEGSGIILRNQLVLIVPKSAAGPLGDIKTLSGQAFKKIAVGEPATVPAGAYTQQSLESYGMWESLKSKLVYAKDVRQVLTYVETGNADAGFVYRTDALTSDKVAIAMPIPPDKHKPIVYVASVVKQSKHADAAGEVLNYLKSEEARAVFAGFGFTQ; encoded by the coding sequence ATGTCCTTGAGCGCGTGCGGGGGCAATCGGGAATCCGCTGGGACGGAGATCGTCATATCGGCGGCCGCTAGCTTAAAGGATGCGCTCACAGCAATTGAAACCAAATTCCAGCAGAGCCATCCCGGAACTCACCTCGTATTCAATTTCGGATCCTCGGGCACCCTTCAGAAGCAAATCGAGGAGGGTGCGCCTGTCGACCTGTTCATCTCTGCCGGCCAGAAGCAGATCGACGAGCTGAACAAGCAGAAGCTGATCGAGGGAAGCGGCATTATTTTGAGGAACCAGCTTGTCTTGATAGTACCTAAGTCGGCGGCTGGGCCGCTCGGGGATATAAAGACGCTAAGCGGACAGGCCTTCAAGAAAATCGCTGTCGGGGAGCCTGCTACAGTCCCTGCCGGAGCCTATACGCAGCAGTCATTGGAATCCTACGGCATGTGGGAATCGCTGAAGAGCAAGCTCGTGTATGCAAAGGATGTCCGCCAGGTTCTGACCTATGTGGAAACGGGCAATGCCGACGCCGGTTTCGTATACAGGACCGATGCGCTGACCTCCGATAAAGTCGCAATCGCAATGCCGATTCCTCCGGATAAGCATAAACCGATTGTTTACGTCGCATCTGTTGTCAAGCAGTCCAAGCATGCGGATGCGGCCGGAGAGGTGCTGAACTACCTGAAGAGCGAGGAAGCGCGGGCGGTGTTTGCCGGCTTCGGCTTTACGCAATAG
- a CDS encoding BrxA/BrxB family bacilliredoxin: MSMSFERYMLDMVQPMRDELTRLGIEELRTPEDVEAKLSNTKGTALVVVNSVCGCAAGQCRPGVAHALQNDLTPDHLYTVFAGQDKEATAKAREYFAPYPPSSPSIALMKDGELVHFIERHQIENRSAADISADLISAFERFCR; encoded by the coding sequence ATGTCAATGTCTTTTGAACGATACATGCTCGATATGGTGCAGCCGATGCGCGACGAACTGACTAGGCTTGGAATCGAGGAGCTGCGTACGCCTGAAGACGTGGAAGCCAAGCTGTCGAATACAAAAGGAACGGCGCTTGTCGTCGTTAACTCCGTGTGCGGATGTGCGGCCGGTCAATGCCGTCCTGGTGTGGCGCACGCGCTGCAGAATGATTTGACACCTGATCATCTATATACTGTTTTTGCCGGTCAAGATAAAGAAGCTACAGCCAAGGCCCGTGAATATTTTGCCCCTTACCCGCCTTCTTCGCCGTCGATTGCGCTGATGAAAGACGGAGAACTCGTTCATTTTATCGAACGTCATCAAATTGAAAACCGTTCGGCAGCAGATATCTCGGCAGACTTGATCTCCGCCTTCGAACGGTTTTGCCGATAA